A genomic region of Streptosporangium lutulentum contains the following coding sequences:
- a CDS encoding YlbL family protein has product MSRRVLTLMVAGFLTLTLAVVGTLLPVPYVVLSPGPTENTIGDVKGKPVISIEGRPTYPTTGALSLVTVAYQGGPSARIGLFSALRGWVDPTIAVVPEETIFPPATTAQEVEEQNTQEMTGSQDDATAAALTELKIPYRSVVTVASVEKDLPAEGKFKNGDEIVSVDGTPAVDREAVSAAVRKHKVGEQVTFAVNRGGQSQTIVVPTVAATDGSPLVGISMQMAYKFPFKVTINVGDVGGPSAGMMFSLGIVDKLTPGAMTGGKSIAGTGTITPEGDVGPIGGIQQKMVGARDAGATFFLTPADNCAEAVKAIPDGLTLVKVGTLHEASQAIESIRTGGAAPSCSAS; this is encoded by the coding sequence ATGTCCCGACGAGTGCTGACCCTCATGGTGGCCGGCTTCCTCACGCTGACACTCGCGGTTGTCGGCACCCTGCTGCCGGTGCCGTACGTCGTGCTGAGTCCCGGACCGACCGAGAACACCATCGGCGATGTCAAGGGCAAGCCCGTCATCAGCATCGAGGGACGTCCGACCTACCCGACCACGGGTGCGCTCAGCCTCGTCACCGTGGCCTACCAGGGCGGGCCAAGCGCCAGGATCGGCCTGTTCAGCGCACTCAGAGGATGGGTCGATCCGACCATCGCGGTCGTGCCGGAGGAGACGATCTTCCCGCCGGCGACCACCGCGCAGGAGGTCGAGGAGCAGAACACCCAGGAGATGACCGGCTCCCAGGACGACGCGACCGCGGCGGCCCTGACGGAGCTGAAGATCCCCTACAGGTCGGTCGTGACCGTGGCCTCCGTCGAGAAGGACCTGCCGGCCGAGGGGAAGTTCAAGAACGGCGACGAGATCGTCTCGGTGGACGGCACGCCCGCGGTGGACCGCGAGGCCGTGTCCGCCGCCGTCCGCAAGCACAAGGTGGGCGAGCAGGTCACCTTCGCCGTCAACCGCGGCGGCCAGAGCCAGACGATCGTCGTCCCCACCGTCGCGGCCACGGACGGCTCGCCCCTGGTGGGCATCAGCATGCAGATGGCCTACAAGTTCCCCTTCAAGGTGACCATCAACGTCGGTGACGTCGGCGGTCCGAGCGCGGGGATGATGTTCTCCCTCGGCATCGTGGACAAACTCACCCCCGGGGCCATGACCGGGGGCAAGTCGATCGCCGGGACCGGAACGATCACGCCGGAGGGCGACGTCGGCCCGATCGGTGGCATTCAGCAGAAGATGGTCGGCGCCCGCGACGCCGGAGCGACGTTCTTCCTCACCCCCGCGGACAACTGCGCCGAGGCGGTCAAGGCGATCCCCGACGGACTGACCCTGGTCAAGGTCGGCACGCTCCATGAGGCGTCGCAGGCGATCGAGTCGATTCGTACCGGTGGCGCCGCGCCGAGTTGCTCGGCGAGCTGA